A region from the Curtobacterium sp. MCBA15_012 genome encodes:
- a CDS encoding BLUF domain-containing protein: MTSLSSHVYMSVAVDDLTDDALVAMLREARLRNEALGVSGLLLAKGGRFMQVLEGPTWSVADRFAAIERDPRHHGVKSLSRETIDARRFDGWSMAFGNPSDVEVRDEPGFSTFLTERSGLPAGLAGSPADWLLRWFRGRELLDLPEERVSLARRAA, encoded by the coding sequence ATGACATCGCTCTCCTCCCACGTGTACATGTCCGTCGCGGTCGACGACCTGACGGACGACGCCCTCGTCGCCATGCTCCGTGAAGCCCGACTGCGCAACGAGGCGCTCGGGGTCTCCGGGCTCCTGCTGGCCAAGGGCGGGCGGTTCATGCAGGTGCTCGAGGGGCCGACGTGGAGCGTCGCCGACCGGTTCGCCGCGATCGAGCGCGACCCCCGGCACCACGGCGTCAAGTCGCTGTCCCGCGAGACGATCGACGCCCGCCGCTTCGACGGCTGGTCGATGGCGTTCGGCAACCCCTCGGACGTCGAGGTCCGCGACGAGCCCGGCTTCAGCACGTTCCTGACCGAGCGCTCCGGGCTGCCCGCGGGGCTCGCCGGAAGCCCGGCCGACTGGCTGCTCCGGTGGTTCCGCGGGCGCGAGCTGCTCGACCTGCCCGAGGAGCGCGTCTCCCTCGCGCGGCGCGCCGCGTAG
- a CDS encoding PepSY domain-containing protein, producing MPSTAPPPSRGWFAQLLLRLHFLAGLFVGPFILVAALSGAVYALAPSIEPVLYQHELTASSTASARPLADQVAAAERYVAAHHPDDTVVEVRPAPGPGATTRVQFSEAGLLESQTRAVFVDPGDAEVRGDLPVYGTSGSLPFRTWVSTFHRSLFLGDAGRLYSETAASWLGIVSLAGIALWAFRIRRARRKRDLVVPDNRARGYRRTFSWHAATGAWVLLGALFLSATGITWSHFAGDNVTALRSALSWQAPTVDTTLGGAAAMSMSAGEHAEHHGGGTTAAGTPATIRPEQFDEVLAVARASGVRADEVRIRPAATTDQAWTVEEIKLSWPVAMNAVAVDPGTMTAVSRVSWDDYPLMAKAAKLGVNTHMGALFGLPNQIVLLLAALGIAAMVVFGYVMWWQRRVPGGRVGRAPAEGALARAPWWGAVAVVVVAIGLALLLPTVGVTLLGFLLVDALVTAFRSRTGATG from the coding sequence ATGCCCAGCACCGCTCCGCCGCCGTCACGGGGCTGGTTCGCCCAGCTCCTGCTCCGCCTGCACTTCCTCGCCGGACTCTTCGTCGGCCCCTTCATCCTCGTCGCCGCGCTCTCCGGAGCCGTCTACGCGCTGGCCCCGTCGATCGAACCGGTCCTGTACCAGCACGAGCTCACGGCGTCGTCGACCGCGTCCGCACGGCCGCTCGCCGACCAGGTCGCCGCCGCCGAGCGGTACGTGGCCGCCCACCACCCGGACGACACCGTCGTCGAGGTCCGTCCCGCCCCCGGGCCCGGCGCGACCACCCGCGTGCAGTTCAGCGAGGCGGGGCTGCTCGAGTCGCAGACCCGCGCCGTGTTCGTCGACCCGGGCGACGCCGAGGTCCGCGGCGACCTGCCCGTGTACGGCACGTCCGGGTCACTGCCGTTCCGCACCTGGGTGAGCACGTTCCACCGCAGCCTGTTCCTCGGCGACGCTGGACGGCTCTACAGCGAGACGGCCGCGTCCTGGCTGGGGATCGTGTCGCTGGCCGGGATCGCGCTCTGGGCCTTCCGGATCCGTCGCGCACGCCGCAAGCGGGACCTCGTGGTGCCCGACAACCGCGCCCGCGGGTACCGCCGCACGTTCTCGTGGCACGCCGCCACGGGCGCCTGGGTGCTCCTCGGCGCGCTCTTCCTGTCGGCGACGGGCATCACGTGGTCGCACTTCGCCGGGGACAACGTGACGGCGCTCCGCTCGGCGCTGAGCTGGCAGGCGCCCACGGTCGACACCACACTCGGCGGCGCGGCGGCGATGTCGATGTCGGCCGGCGAGCACGCCGAGCACCACGGCGGCGGGACGACCGCCGCCGGCACCCCCGCCACGATCAGGCCCGAGCAGTTCGACGAGGTCCTCGCCGTCGCCCGCGCGTCCGGCGTGCGTGCCGACGAGGTGCGCATCCGACCGGCCGCGACCACCGACCAGGCGTGGACCGTCGAGGAGATCAAGCTCAGCTGGCCGGTCGCGATGAACGCCGTCGCGGTCGACCCGGGGACGATGACCGCGGTGTCACGGGTCTCGTGGGACGACTACCCGCTGATGGCCAAGGCCGCGAAGCTCGGCGTCAACACGCACATGGGCGCGCTCTTCGGGCTGCCGAACCAGATCGTCCTGCTCCTGGCGGCACTCGGTATCGCCGCGATGGTGGTCTTCGGCTACGTGATGTGGTGGCAGCGCCGTGTCCCGGGCGGCCGGGTCGGCCGCGCACCGGCCGAGGGTGCGCTCGCCCGCGCGCCCTGGTGGGGTGCGGTGGCCGTCGTGGTCGTCGCGATCGGGCTCGCGCTGCTGCTGCCGACGGTGGGCGTCACCCTGCTCGGGTTCCTGCTGGTCGACGCGCTGGTCACCGCGTTCCGGTCACGCACCGGCGCGACCGGCTGA
- the hxlA gene encoding 3-hexulose-6-phosphate synthase produces the protein MQLQFAMDTLTTEHALELAGKAAPYVDVIELGTPLIKSAGLSAITAVKQAHPDKVVFADLKTMDAGELEAGIAFDAGADLVTVLGVAGDSTIAGAVKAAKEHGKGIVVDLIGVEDKAARAKEVVALGAEFVEMHAGLDEQAEEGFTFETLLRDGEASGVPFSVAGGIKPETVGAVQASGARIAVAGSAIYSADDVAAAAKALRDAITESASA, from the coding sequence ATGCAGCTCCAGTTCGCCATGGACACCCTCACCACCGAGCACGCCCTCGAGCTCGCCGGCAAGGCCGCCCCGTACGTCGACGTCATCGAGCTCGGCACCCCGCTCATCAAGAGCGCCGGCCTCTCCGCGATCACCGCGGTCAAGCAGGCGCACCCGGACAAGGTCGTCTTCGCCGACCTCAAGACGATGGACGCCGGCGAGCTCGAGGCCGGCATCGCGTTCGACGCCGGTGCCGACCTCGTCACGGTCCTCGGCGTCGCCGGGGACAGCACCATCGCCGGCGCCGTCAAGGCCGCGAAGGAGCACGGCAAGGGCATCGTCGTCGACCTGATCGGCGTCGAGGACAAGGCCGCCCGCGCCAAGGAGGTCGTCGCACTCGGCGCCGAGTTCGTCGAGATGCACGCCGGGCTCGACGAGCAGGCCGAGGAGGGCTTCACCTTCGAGACGCTGCTCCGCGACGGCGAGGCCTCGGGCGTGCCGTTCTCGGTCGCCGGCGGCATCAAGCCCGAGACGGTCGGCGCCGTCCAGGCGTCCGGCGCCCGCATCGCGGTCGCCGGCAGCGCGATCTACAGCGCCGACGACGTCGCGGCCGCCGCGAAGGCGCTCCGCGACGCGATCACGGAGTCGGCCTCGGCCTGA
- the hxlB gene encoding 6-phospho-3-hexuloisomerase, which translates to MHNSSTADHGSTGDGAGTADHGNAGDDATTADALELIADELQDLADAVLDADHAPSERALELLADAERVFVHGAGRSGLALRMTAMRLMHLGLEVHVVGEVTTPAIERGDVLLVASGSGTTSGIVQAARTAVDVGARVLAVSTTDDSPLAALADTTLVLPAATKTDRSGTASAQYAGSLFEQGVVLLGDALFHALWQRSGHDADDLWPRHANLE; encoded by the coding sequence ATGCACAACAGCAGCACGGCCGACCACGGCAGCACGGGCGACGGCGCCGGCACCGCCGACCACGGGAACGCGGGCGACGACGCCACGACGGCCGACGCCCTGGAGCTCATCGCCGACGAGCTCCAGGACCTGGCGGACGCCGTCCTCGACGCCGACCACGCCCCGTCCGAGCGCGCCCTCGAGCTGCTCGCCGACGCCGAGCGCGTGTTCGTGCACGGCGCGGGCCGGTCGGGGCTCGCGCTCCGGATGACCGCGATGCGCCTCATGCACCTCGGGCTCGAGGTGCACGTCGTCGGCGAGGTCACGACCCCCGCGATCGAGCGGGGCGACGTGCTCCTCGTCGCGAGCGGCTCCGGGACGACGAGCGGCATCGTGCAGGCCGCGCGCACCGCGGTCGACGTCGGCGCGCGGGTCCTCGCGGTGAGCACGACCGACGACTCCCCGCTCGCGGCCCTCGCGGACACGACGCTCGTGCTGCCCGCGGCGACGAAGACCGACCGCTCCGGCACGGCCTCGGCGCAGTACGCGGGGAGCCTCTTCGAGCAGGGCGTCGTGCTCCTCGGGGACGCCCTGTTCCACGCGCTCTGGCAGCGCAGCGGTCACGACGCCGACGACCTGTGGCCGCGGCACGCCAACCTCGAGTGA
- a CDS encoding LuxR C-terminal-related transcriptional regulator: MTDTTRTPASRLAASEHARTVAEQADRHALTLESVLAVLRSPRLSDAAARTEAVEIASAALVELRTVTDRQRSTLLEPVTGAFSRLRADLRPLVRFGDLDVQFVEPPATGRALPGDVAHGARAIVRTAVLALVDDGVARRVRIQWDCDGRNLLVQLRDDGAGTLDAHDDAVRPIAERVVALDGTLHVDSTPGWGSTLDIALPLDPAPGAVDVPEDADLTDRERDVLRLVVTGVGNREIADGLGISPNTVKYHVANLLRKHGARTRAELAALGARA, translated from the coding sequence GTGACCGACACCACCCGGACCCCCGCCAGTCGGCTCGCCGCCTCGGAGCACGCCCGCACCGTGGCCGAGCAGGCCGACCGACACGCGCTGACCCTCGAGTCCGTCCTCGCCGTGCTCCGCTCCCCGCGCCTGTCGGACGCGGCAGCCCGGACCGAGGCCGTCGAGATCGCCTCGGCCGCGCTCGTCGAACTCCGCACGGTGACGGACCGGCAGCGCAGCACGCTGCTCGAACCGGTCACGGGGGCGTTCTCACGGCTCCGGGCCGACCTGCGCCCGCTCGTCCGCTTCGGCGACCTCGACGTGCAGTTCGTCGAGCCGCCCGCGACCGGTCGGGCACTCCCCGGGGACGTCGCGCACGGGGCCCGCGCGATCGTCCGGACGGCCGTGCTCGCCCTCGTCGACGACGGCGTCGCGCGGCGGGTCCGGATCCAGTGGGACTGCGACGGCCGGAACCTGCTCGTGCAGCTCCGCGACGACGGCGCCGGCACGCTCGACGCCCACGACGACGCGGTCCGGCCGATCGCCGAGCGGGTCGTCGCCCTCGACGGGACCCTGCACGTCGACTCGACGCCCGGGTGGGGGTCCACGCTCGACATCGCGCTCCCCCTCGACCCCGCGCCCGGTGCCGTCGACGTACCCGAGGACGCCGACCTGACCGACCGCGAGCGCGACGTGCTGCGGCTCGTCGTCACCGGCGTGGGCAACCGCGAGATCGCCGACGGCCTCGGCATCAGCCCGAACACGGTCAAGTACCACGTGGCGAACCTGCTCCGGAAGCACGGTGCCCGCACCCGCGCGGAGCTCGCCGCCCTCGGCGCCCGCGCCTGA
- a CDS encoding GNAT family N-acetyltransferase, producing MSTRLRLVESGDAAELAAVVRASADHLRPFEPSRTPEYYTEAGQRRTIGLLLAAAQTGSSVPFVITDDDGELLGRITLSGVTRGALQSCALGYWVRADRTRQGHATRAVGLAVDHAFGRLGLHRVQAETLPENTASQRALERNGFVRYGLAPQYIHIDGAWRDHVMFQLLAPSA from the coding sequence GTGAGCACCCGCCTCCGCCTGGTCGAGTCCGGCGACGCCGCCGAACTCGCGGCCGTGGTGCGCGCGAGCGCCGACCACCTGCGGCCGTTCGAGCCGAGCCGGACGCCCGAGTACTACACCGAGGCGGGACAGCGTCGCACGATCGGGCTGCTGCTCGCGGCGGCGCAGACCGGGAGCTCGGTGCCGTTCGTCATCACGGACGACGACGGCGAGCTGCTCGGGCGCATCACGCTGAGCGGGGTCACCCGAGGGGCGCTGCAGTCCTGCGCGCTCGGGTACTGGGTCCGCGCGGACCGCACCCGGCAGGGACACGCGACGCGGGCGGTCGGGCTCGCGGTTGACCACGCGTTCGGGAGGCTCGGGCTGCACCGGGTGCAGGCCGAGACCCTGCCCGAGAACACCGCGTCGCAGCGGGCGCTCGAGCGCAACGGGTTCGTCCGGTACGGCCTCGCGCCGCAGTACATCCACATCGACGGGGCGTGGCGCGACCACGTCATGTTCCAGCTGCTCGCGCCGTCGGCCTGA
- a CDS encoding PIN domain-containing protein: MSGPVVIDTDVYSHVIVSPEAAAARGVPVDDWRRALAGRPVLLSFQTRAELISGFRAARWGERRFGEALRSLEAYPTIGVDTEVLSSFVDLTIACRASGHALHSKVHTADRWVAACAIAKKLPLLAADRIYASAPGLDLLPL; encoded by the coding sequence ATGTCCGGGCCGGTCGTCATCGACACCGACGTCTACAGTCACGTCATCGTTTCTCCTGAGGCGGCCGCAGCCCGAGGTGTGCCGGTTGACGACTGGCGACGTGCACTCGCGGGGAGGCCGGTGTTGCTGTCGTTCCAGACCCGGGCCGAACTCATCAGTGGCTTTCGCGCCGCTCGATGGGGTGAACGGCGTTTCGGTGAAGCGTTGCGTTCCCTGGAGGCTTACCCGACCATCGGCGTCGATACCGAAGTGCTGTCATCGTTCGTCGACCTGACGATCGCTTGTCGGGCCTCGGGTCATGCGCTCCATTCAAAGGTGCACACTGCCGACCGTTGGGTTGCTGCGTGCGCGATCGCGAAGAAACTTCCGCTCCTTGCCGCTGATCGGATCTACGCGTCCGCACCCGGTCTCGATCTCCTGCCATTGTGA
- a CDS encoding HAD family hydrolase, giving the protein MVGAVAGAGAGLAAPARTKRWLVALDVDGTTMREDGVITEPVAAAVRAAEAAGHEVMLSTGRSEGMTIPLLDRIGIRPKYVVCANGALILGRREDGSYERVHVERFDPTEVLQTIHGALVDAAFGVEDETGHFLLSGNFPDDTMTVSGEHVPFEQLLGVEATRVVVISPGHDTEDFLQVVERMGLHKVSYSVGWTSWLDIAPEGVTKATAMERVREWLDIPRSRVMAAGDGRNDIDMLRWASTSGRGVVMGQAPSDVVDAGNELTGGVADDGLAAALDALPR; this is encoded by the coding sequence GTGGTTGGCGCGGTTGCGGGTGCAGGCGCGGGTCTCGCTGCTCCGGCGCGGACGAAGCGCTGGCTCGTTGCGCTCGACGTCGACGGCACCACGATGCGCGAGGACGGGGTCATCACCGAGCCCGTCGCCGCCGCCGTGCGCGCCGCCGAGGCCGCCGGGCACGAGGTCATGCTGAGCACCGGCCGCAGCGAGGGCATGACGATCCCGTTGCTCGACCGGATCGGCATCCGCCCGAAGTACGTCGTGTGCGCGAACGGGGCGCTGATCCTGGGGCGACGCGAGGACGGCTCGTACGAGCGCGTGCACGTCGAGCGGTTCGACCCGACCGAGGTGCTGCAGACCATCCACGGGGCCCTCGTCGACGCGGCGTTCGGCGTCGAGGACGAGACCGGGCACTTCCTGCTCTCCGGCAACTTCCCCGACGACACCATGACGGTCTCCGGCGAGCACGTGCCGTTCGAGCAGCTGCTCGGCGTCGAGGCCACCCGGGTCGTCGTCATCTCGCCCGGGCACGACACCGAGGACTTCCTGCAGGTCGTCGAGCGGATGGGCCTGCACAAGGTCTCGTACTCGGTCGGCTGGACCTCGTGGCTCGACATCGCTCCCGAGGGCGTGACGAAGGCCACGGCCATGGAACGGGTCCGCGAGTGGCTCGACATCCCGCGCTCCCGCGTCATGGCGGCGGGCGACGGGCGGAACGACATCGACATGCTGCGGTGGGCCTCGACCTCGGGCCGTGGCGTCGTGATGGGGCAGGCGCCGTCCGACGTCGTCGACGCCGGGAACGAGCTCACGGGCGGGGTCGCCGACGACGGGCTGGCCGCGGCGCTCGACGCGCTGCCACGCTGA
- the serS gene encoding serine--tRNA ligase — translation MIDLQLLRDHPDVIKASQEARGASVSVVDDAVAADAARRSAITAFEALRAEQNAFGKTVAKAPKDEKAALVQQAQALAAKVKEAQAEVTAAEESFDRVVRSIPNVVLPDVPKGGEDDFVTLRTVGTKPSFTFEPKDHADLGEHLGIIDIPRGVKVSGSRFYFLRGLGARLEIALMNLGLDRAVEHGFEPLITPTLVRPETMAGTGFLGEHAAEVYRLEADDLYLTGTSEVALAGFHADEILSFPESGDPIRYAGWSTCYRREAGSAGKDNRGILRVHQFNKLEMFSYVLPEQAEAEHQRLVAMQESMMQDLGLHYRVIDVAGGDLGTSAARKYDIEAWVPTQGTFRELTSTSNCTTFQARRLDTRYRTESGKTAPVATLNGTLATTRWIVAILETHQQEDGSVVVPEVLRPYLGGVEVIEPR, via the coding sequence GTGATCGATCTCCAGCTCCTGCGCGACCACCCGGACGTCATCAAGGCCTCGCAGGAGGCGCGTGGCGCCTCCGTCTCCGTCGTCGACGACGCGGTCGCCGCGGACGCCGCCCGACGCAGCGCGATCACCGCGTTCGAGGCGCTCCGCGCCGAGCAGAACGCGTTCGGCAAGACCGTCGCCAAGGCCCCGAAGGACGAGAAGGCCGCGCTCGTGCAGCAGGCGCAGGCGCTCGCCGCGAAGGTGAAGGAGGCGCAGGCCGAGGTCACCGCGGCCGAGGAGTCGTTCGACCGCGTCGTCCGGTCCATCCCGAACGTCGTGCTGCCGGACGTGCCGAAGGGCGGCGAGGACGACTTCGTCACGCTCCGCACCGTCGGCACGAAGCCGTCGTTCACGTTCGAGCCGAAGGACCACGCCGACCTCGGCGAGCACCTCGGCATCATCGACATCCCGCGCGGCGTGAAGGTCTCCGGCTCGCGGTTCTACTTCCTCCGCGGCCTCGGTGCCCGGCTCGAGATCGCGCTCATGAACCTCGGACTCGACCGCGCCGTCGAGCACGGCTTCGAGCCGCTCATCACCCCGACGCTCGTCCGCCCCGAGACCATGGCGGGCACCGGGTTCCTCGGCGAGCACGCGGCCGAGGTCTACCGGCTCGAGGCCGACGACCTGTACCTGACCGGCACGAGCGAGGTCGCCCTCGCCGGCTTCCACGCCGACGAGATCCTGTCGTTCCCGGAGTCGGGCGACCCGATCCGCTACGCCGGCTGGTCGACCTGCTACCGCCGCGAGGCCGGCTCGGCGGGCAAGGACAACCGCGGCATCCTCCGTGTGCACCAGTTCAACAAGCTCGAGATGTTCTCGTACGTCCTCCCCGAGCAGGCCGAGGCGGAGCACCAGCGTCTCGTCGCCATGCAGGAGTCGATGATGCAGGACCTCGGGCTGCACTACCGCGTCATCGACGTCGCCGGCGGGGACCTCGGCACGAGCGCCGCGCGCAAGTACGACATCGAGGCGTGGGTCCCGACGCAGGGCACCTTCCGCGAGCTGACCTCGACCTCGAACTGCACGACGTTCCAGGCCCGTCGTCTCGACACCCGCTACCGCACCGAGAGCGGCAAGACCGCCCCGGTGGCGACGCTGAACGGCACGCTCGCGACCACGCGCTGGATCGTCGCGATCCTCGAGACGCACCAGCAGGAGGACGGCTCGGTCGTCGTGCCCGAGGTGCTGCGGCCGTACCTGGGCGGCGTCGAGGTCATCGAACCCCGATGA